The following proteins come from a genomic window of Nymphalis io chromosome 6, ilAglIoxx1.1, whole genome shotgun sequence:
- the LOC126769109 gene encoding neurexin-4 isoform X2, whose translation MMSCSVLYYLLLFFCIITYIKADSARYYYDYECNEPLVEGAKLSATSSLRERGPENAKLYGSSAWTAMESSYYQHLTVNLHTRKDLRAVATRGRFATDEYVTEYMIQYSDDGESWRSVSSADGYTQMFGGNHDGNTVVKNEFEVPIIAQYIRINPMRWRDKISMRVEVYGCDYVADTLYFNGTSLVKVDLLRDPISASREAIRFRFKTTVASGALMYSRGTQGDYIALQLRDNRLVLNIDLGSGTLTSLSVGSLLDDNIWHDVVISRKRRDIVFSVDRVVVRGQIKGEFSRLNLNRALYIGGVPNFQEGMVVTQNFTGCVENMYLNNTNVIQDLKQGYESGEAFKFQKVNTLYSCPEPPVVPITFLKEGSYAKLRGYSGGNTLNISLEFRTYEHHGLLIYHKFKTDGYVKVFLEEGKVKVELFTKGSTKVKLDNYAEEFNDGRWHSLLLTMGADSLVLAVDYRPVKTTKLLKFFTGSTYYIAGGKAPPRGFVGCMRKIAVDGNYRLPTDWKKEEYCCPNELVFDACHMIDRCNPNPCEHGGVCTQSADEFTCDCADTGYAGAVCHSPVHPVSCGAYGRAGAGAGAAGRAVLLDVDGSGPLAPFPATCHFYSDRIVTAVHHSSTQSTQIDGYQEAGSFRQDITYDASRAQLEALLNRSLSCSQRLEYFCKHSRLLNSPSTEADFHPFAWWVSRSGQRMDYWAGAQPGSRMCQCGVLGTCLDPTKWCNCDAEHGPLARDEFQVDGGDITEKEFLPVKQLRFGDTGSHLDEKEGRYTLGPLLCEGDDLFSNAITFRISDSVILLPTFDLGHSGDIYFEFRTTQENAVLLHSKGPQDYIKLSIIGGDQLQFQFQVGDTPLGVSVDTSKRLSDNNWHSVSIERNRKEARVVVDGALKNEIRTAKEPVRALQLSTALALGAALDRQDGFVGCVRALLLNGRAADLRALARRGAYGVSPGCVGKCESSPCLNNGTCLERYDSYSCDCRWTAFKGPICADEIGVNLRPNSMVKYDFLGSWRSTINEKIRVGFTTTNPKGFLLGFYSNISGEYLTLMVSNSGHLRVVFDFGFERQEIIFQGKHFGLGQYHDVRLSRKDSGATMVLQVDNYETQEYHFNIRESADAQFNNIQYMYMGRNESMSEGFVGCVSRVEFDDIYPLKLLFQQDPPPNVRSIGGVLHEDFCGVEPVTHPPEIAETRPPPPSDLASDLDYHRTDEAILGTVLAFIFLLLIVVAIVLVRALSRHKGEYLTQEERGADGAADPDAAALAAATGPRVTKRREFFI comes from the exons ATGATGAGCTGCTcagtattatattatcttttgttATTCTTCTGCATCATCACATATATAAAAGCAG ATTCAGCAAGATATTACTACGATTACGAATGTAACGAGCCTCTTGTAGAAGGTGCTAAACTTAGTGCTACTTCAAGTTTACGGGAGAGAGGACCAGAGAATGCTAAGTTGTATG GCTCATCAGCATGGACCGCGATGGAGAGCTCCTACTACCAGCACCTGACGGTGAACTTGCACACGCGTAAGGACCTCCGTGCGGTCGCTACTAGAGGGCGCTTCGCCACCGACGAGTATGTCACAGAGTACATGATACAGTACTCGGACGATGGGGAGAGTTGGCGGTCTGTGTCCAGTGCTGATGGGTACACGCAG ATGTTCGGAGGTAATCACGATGGCAACACGGTGGTGAAGAATGAGTTCGAAGTGCCGATCATCGCTCAGTACATCCGCATTAACCCAATGAGGTGGCGGGACAAGATATCCATGAGAGTCGAAGTTTACGGATGCGATTACG TCGCGGATACCCTATACTTCAACGGAACGTCGTTGGTGAAGGTGGATTTACTCCGTGACCCGATATCAGCGTCTCGTGAGGCGATCCGGTTCCGGTTCAAGACGACTGTCGCGTCCGGAGCGTTGATGTACTCGCGCGGGACTCAGGGAGACTACATCGCATTGCAGCTGAGGGACAATCGTCTTGTACTTAACATTGACCTTG GATCCGGCACGTTAACATCGCTGTCGGTGGGCAGTCTGCTGGACGACAACATCTGGCACGACGTGGTCATCTCGCGGAAGAGACGAGACATCGTGTTCTCCGTGGACCGCGTCGTGGTCCGAGGGCAGATCAAAGGAGAGTTCTCCAGGCTGAATCTAAATAGAGCT TTATATATCGGTGGAGTCCCTAACTTCCAAGAGGGTATGGTCGTGACGCAGAATTTCACGGGATGCGTCGAGAACATGTATCTGAATAATACTAATGTTATCCAAGATCTCAAGCAAGGTTATGAATCTGGTGAAGCGTTTAAATTCCAGAAAGTGAATACGTTATACAGTTGCCCG GAGCCGCCCGTGGTGCCCATCACGTTCCTGAAGGAGGGCTCGTACGCCAAGCTGCGCGGGTACTCCGGCGGTAACACTCTCAACATCTCGCTGGAGTTCCGTACCTACGAGCACCACGGACTGCTCATTTATCACAAGTTTAAGACGGACGGATATGTCAAG gTATTCCTAGAGGAGGGCAAGGTGAAGGTCGAATTGTTCACGAAAGGCTCGACGAAGGTGAAACTGGACAACTACGCCGAGGAGTTTAATGATGGTCGTTGGCATTCGCTGCTGCTGACCATGGGGGCTGATAGCCTCGTGCTAGCGGTGGACTACCGGCCCGTTAAAACTACAAAGCTGCTCAAGTTTTTCACCGGAAGCACTTACTATATCGCGG GTGGCAAGGCACCTCCGCGAGGGTTCGTCGGCTGCATGCGTAAGATCGCGGTGGACGGCAACTACAGGCTGCCCACCGACTGGAAGAAGGAGGAGTACTGCTGTCCCAACGAGCTCGTGTTCGACGCCTGCCACATGATCGACAG ATGCAACCCCAACCCGTGCGAGCACGGCGGCGTGTGCACGCAGAGCGCCGACGAGTTCACGTGCGACTGCGCCGACACCGGCTACGCGGGCGCCGTCTGCCACTCGC CCGTGCACCCGGTGTCGTGCGGCGCGTACGggcgcgcgggcgcgggcgcgggcgcggcggggcGCGCCGTGCTGCTGGACGTGGACGGCTCGGGCCCGCTGGCGCCCTTCCCCGCCACCTGCCACTTCTACT CCGACCGCATCGTGACGGCGGTGCACCACTCGTCCACGCAGAGCACGCAGATCGACGGCTACCAGGAGGCCGGCTCCTTCCGCCAGGACATCACGTACGACGCGTCGCGCGCGCAGCTCGAGGCGCTGCTCAACCGCAGCCTGTCGTGCAGCCAGCGCCTCGAGTACTTCTGCAAGCACTCGCGCCTGCTCAACTCGCCCA GCACGGAGGCCGATTTCCACCCGTTCGCGTGGTGGGTGTCGCGCAGCGGGCAGCGCATGGACTACTGGGCGGGCGCGCAGCCCGGCAGCCGCATGTGCCAGTGCGGCGTGCTGGGCACGTGCCTCGACCCCACCAAGTGGTGCAACTGCGACGCCGAGCACGGCCCGCTCGCCCGCGACG AATTCCAAGTGGACGGCGGCGACATAACGGAGAAGGAGTTCTTGCCGGTGAAGCAGCTGCGGTTCGGCGACACGGGCAGCCATCTCGACGAGAAGGAGGGTCGGTACACGCTCGGGCCGCTGCTCTGCGAGGGCGACG ATCTCTTCAGCAACGCAATAACATTCCGCATATCCGACTCTGTGATCTTGTTACCGACATTTGATCTCGGCCACAGTGGTGATATCTACTTCGAGTTCCGTACTACTCAGGAGAATGCTGTCCTTTTACATTCTAAG ggtCCACAAGACTACATCAAACTTTCGATCATCGGCGGCGATCAGTTGCAGTTCCAGTTCCAGGTCGGCGACACTCCCCTGGGCGTCTCCGTGGACACAAGCAAGCGTCTCTCCGATAACAACTGGCACTCGGTCTCCATCGAAAGGAATAG GAAGGAGGCGCGCGTGGTGGTGGACGGCGCGCTGAAGAACGAGATCCGCACGGCCAAGGAGCCCGTGCGCGCGCTGCAGCTCAGCACGGCGCTGGCGCTGGGCGCCGCGCTCGACCGCCAGGACGGCTTCGTGGGCTGCGTGCGCGCGCTGCTGCTCAACGGCCGCGCCGCCGACCTGCGCGCGCTCGCCCGGCGCGGCGCGTACGGCGTGTCGCCGGGCTGCGTGGGCAAGTGCGAGTCGTCGCCGTGCCTCAACAACGGCACGTGTCTGGAGCGCTACGACTCGTACTCGTGCGACTGTCGCTGGACCGCCTTCAAGGGACCCATATGTGCCGACG AAATTGGTGTCAACCTCCGTCCAAACTCTATGGTGAAATACGACTTCCTTGGCTCTTGGCGATCTACCATTAATGAGAAAATTCGCGTTGGTTTTACTACCACCAACCCTAAGGGTTTCTTGCTGGGATTCTATTCTAACATTTCTGGGGAGTACCTAACTCTAATGGTGTCTAACTCTG gtCACCTTCGCGTCGTCTTCGACTTCGGCTTTGAGAGGCAGGAGATAATTTTCCAAGGGAAGCATTTCGGTCTCGGACAGTACCACGACGTGCGACTCTCGCGAAAGGATAGCGGAGCCACTATGGTGTTGCAG GTGGACAACTACGAGACGCAAGAGTACCACTTCAACATCCGCGAGTCCGCCGACGCGCAGTTCAACAACATCCAGTACATGTACATGGGCCGCAACGAGTCCATGAGCGAGGGCTTCGTGGGCTGCGTCAGTCGCGTGGAGTTCGACGACATCTACCCGCTCAAGCTGCTGTTCCAGCAGGACCCGCCGCCCAACGTGCGCTCCATCGGAG GTGTGCTGCATGAGGACTTCTGTGGAGTGGAACCCGTGACGCACCCGCCCGAGATTGCGGAGACGCGCCCGCCGCCCCCCTCAGATCTCGCCTCCGACCTTGACTACCATCGCACCGACGAGGCTATACTTGgca CGGTTCTCGCGTTTATTTTCCTGCTACTGATCGTCGTGGCGATAGTGCTCGTGCGGGCTCTCTCCAGACACAAGGGAGAATATCTCACACAG GAGGAGCGCGGCGCGGACGGCGCGGCGGACCCCGACGCGGCCGCGCTGGCCGCCGCCACGGGCCCGCGCGTCACCAAGCGCCGCGAGTTCTTCATCTAG
- the LOC126769109 gene encoding neurexin-4 isoform X1, with the protein MMSCSVLYYLLLFFCIITYIKADSARYYYDYECNEPLVEGAKLSATSSLRERGPENAKLYGLNAWTASENDFDQRLVIDLGTVKNITRVATQGRAHSREFVQEYHISYGSNGLDYVRYKAPGGEVKMFGGNHDGNTVVKNEFEVPIIAQYIRINPMRWRDKISMRVEVYGCDYVADTLYFNGTSLVKVDLLRDPISASREAIRFRFKTTVASGALMYSRGTQGDYIALQLRDNRLVLNIDLGSGTLTSLSVGSLLDDNIWHDVVISRKRRDIVFSVDRVVVRGQIKGEFSRLNLNRALYIGGVPNFQEGMVVTQNFTGCVENMYLNNTNVIQDLKQGYESGEAFKFQKVNTLYSCPEPPVVPITFLKEGSYAKLRGYSGGNTLNISLEFRTYEHHGLLIYHKFKTDGYVKVFLEEGKVKVELFTKGSTKVKLDNYAEEFNDGRWHSLLLTMGADSLVLAVDYRPVKTTKLLKFFTGSTYYIAGGKAPPRGFVGCMRKIAVDGNYRLPTDWKKEEYCCPNELVFDACHMIDRCNPNPCEHGGVCTQSADEFTCDCADTGYAGAVCHSPVHPVSCGAYGRAGAGAGAAGRAVLLDVDGSGPLAPFPATCHFYSDRIVTAVHHSSTQSTQIDGYQEAGSFRQDITYDASRAQLEALLNRSLSCSQRLEYFCKHSRLLNSPSTEADFHPFAWWVSRSGQRMDYWAGAQPGSRMCQCGVLGTCLDPTKWCNCDAEHGPLARDEFQVDGGDITEKEFLPVKQLRFGDTGSHLDEKEGRYTLGPLLCEGDDLFSNAITFRISDSVILLPTFDLGHSGDIYFEFRTTQENAVLLHSKGPQDYIKLSIIGGDQLQFQFQVGDTPLGVSVDTSKRLSDNNWHSVSIERNRKEARVVVDGALKNEIRTAKEPVRALQLSTALALGAALDRQDGFVGCVRALLLNGRAADLRALARRGAYGVSPGCVGKCESSPCLNNGTCLERYDSYSCDCRWTAFKGPICADEIGVNLRPNSMVKYDFLGSWRSTINEKIRVGFTTTNPKGFLLGFYSNISGEYLTLMVSNSGHLRVVFDFGFERQEIIFQGKHFGLGQYHDVRLSRKDSGATMVLQVDNYETQEYHFNIRESADAQFNNIQYMYMGRNESMSEGFVGCVSRVEFDDIYPLKLLFQQDPPPNVRSIGGVLHEDFCGVEPVTHPPEIAETRPPPPSDLASDLDYHRTDEAILGTVLAFIFLLLIVVAIVLVRALSRHKGEYLTQEERGADGAADPDAAALAAATGPRVTKRREFFI; encoded by the exons ATGATGAGCTGCTcagtattatattatcttttgttATTCTTCTGCATCATCACATATATAAAAGCAG ATTCAGCAAGATATTACTACGATTACGAATGTAACGAGCCTCTTGTAGAAGGTGCTAAACTTAGTGCTACTTCAAGTTTACGGGAGAGAGGACCAGAGAATGCTAAGTTGTATG GTCTGAACGCGTGGACGGCTTCAGAGAATGATTTCGATCAGCGACTTGTCATTGATTTGGGAACTGTGAAGAATATAACAAGGGTTGCAACACAGGGGAGAGCCCATTCCAGAGAATTTGTTCAAGAATACCACATCAGTTATGGGTCAAATGGACTCGATTATGTACGATACAAAGCCCCTGGCGGTGAAGTCAAG ATGTTCGGAGGTAATCACGATGGCAACACGGTGGTGAAGAATGAGTTCGAAGTGCCGATCATCGCTCAGTACATCCGCATTAACCCAATGAGGTGGCGGGACAAGATATCCATGAGAGTCGAAGTTTACGGATGCGATTACG TCGCGGATACCCTATACTTCAACGGAACGTCGTTGGTGAAGGTGGATTTACTCCGTGACCCGATATCAGCGTCTCGTGAGGCGATCCGGTTCCGGTTCAAGACGACTGTCGCGTCCGGAGCGTTGATGTACTCGCGCGGGACTCAGGGAGACTACATCGCATTGCAGCTGAGGGACAATCGTCTTGTACTTAACATTGACCTTG GATCCGGCACGTTAACATCGCTGTCGGTGGGCAGTCTGCTGGACGACAACATCTGGCACGACGTGGTCATCTCGCGGAAGAGACGAGACATCGTGTTCTCCGTGGACCGCGTCGTGGTCCGAGGGCAGATCAAAGGAGAGTTCTCCAGGCTGAATCTAAATAGAGCT TTATATATCGGTGGAGTCCCTAACTTCCAAGAGGGTATGGTCGTGACGCAGAATTTCACGGGATGCGTCGAGAACATGTATCTGAATAATACTAATGTTATCCAAGATCTCAAGCAAGGTTATGAATCTGGTGAAGCGTTTAAATTCCAGAAAGTGAATACGTTATACAGTTGCCCG GAGCCGCCCGTGGTGCCCATCACGTTCCTGAAGGAGGGCTCGTACGCCAAGCTGCGCGGGTACTCCGGCGGTAACACTCTCAACATCTCGCTGGAGTTCCGTACCTACGAGCACCACGGACTGCTCATTTATCACAAGTTTAAGACGGACGGATATGTCAAG gTATTCCTAGAGGAGGGCAAGGTGAAGGTCGAATTGTTCACGAAAGGCTCGACGAAGGTGAAACTGGACAACTACGCCGAGGAGTTTAATGATGGTCGTTGGCATTCGCTGCTGCTGACCATGGGGGCTGATAGCCTCGTGCTAGCGGTGGACTACCGGCCCGTTAAAACTACAAAGCTGCTCAAGTTTTTCACCGGAAGCACTTACTATATCGCGG GTGGCAAGGCACCTCCGCGAGGGTTCGTCGGCTGCATGCGTAAGATCGCGGTGGACGGCAACTACAGGCTGCCCACCGACTGGAAGAAGGAGGAGTACTGCTGTCCCAACGAGCTCGTGTTCGACGCCTGCCACATGATCGACAG ATGCAACCCCAACCCGTGCGAGCACGGCGGCGTGTGCACGCAGAGCGCCGACGAGTTCACGTGCGACTGCGCCGACACCGGCTACGCGGGCGCCGTCTGCCACTCGC CCGTGCACCCGGTGTCGTGCGGCGCGTACGggcgcgcgggcgcgggcgcgggcgcggcggggcGCGCCGTGCTGCTGGACGTGGACGGCTCGGGCCCGCTGGCGCCCTTCCCCGCCACCTGCCACTTCTACT CCGACCGCATCGTGACGGCGGTGCACCACTCGTCCACGCAGAGCACGCAGATCGACGGCTACCAGGAGGCCGGCTCCTTCCGCCAGGACATCACGTACGACGCGTCGCGCGCGCAGCTCGAGGCGCTGCTCAACCGCAGCCTGTCGTGCAGCCAGCGCCTCGAGTACTTCTGCAAGCACTCGCGCCTGCTCAACTCGCCCA GCACGGAGGCCGATTTCCACCCGTTCGCGTGGTGGGTGTCGCGCAGCGGGCAGCGCATGGACTACTGGGCGGGCGCGCAGCCCGGCAGCCGCATGTGCCAGTGCGGCGTGCTGGGCACGTGCCTCGACCCCACCAAGTGGTGCAACTGCGACGCCGAGCACGGCCCGCTCGCCCGCGACG AATTCCAAGTGGACGGCGGCGACATAACGGAGAAGGAGTTCTTGCCGGTGAAGCAGCTGCGGTTCGGCGACACGGGCAGCCATCTCGACGAGAAGGAGGGTCGGTACACGCTCGGGCCGCTGCTCTGCGAGGGCGACG ATCTCTTCAGCAACGCAATAACATTCCGCATATCCGACTCTGTGATCTTGTTACCGACATTTGATCTCGGCCACAGTGGTGATATCTACTTCGAGTTCCGTACTACTCAGGAGAATGCTGTCCTTTTACATTCTAAG ggtCCACAAGACTACATCAAACTTTCGATCATCGGCGGCGATCAGTTGCAGTTCCAGTTCCAGGTCGGCGACACTCCCCTGGGCGTCTCCGTGGACACAAGCAAGCGTCTCTCCGATAACAACTGGCACTCGGTCTCCATCGAAAGGAATAG GAAGGAGGCGCGCGTGGTGGTGGACGGCGCGCTGAAGAACGAGATCCGCACGGCCAAGGAGCCCGTGCGCGCGCTGCAGCTCAGCACGGCGCTGGCGCTGGGCGCCGCGCTCGACCGCCAGGACGGCTTCGTGGGCTGCGTGCGCGCGCTGCTGCTCAACGGCCGCGCCGCCGACCTGCGCGCGCTCGCCCGGCGCGGCGCGTACGGCGTGTCGCCGGGCTGCGTGGGCAAGTGCGAGTCGTCGCCGTGCCTCAACAACGGCACGTGTCTGGAGCGCTACGACTCGTACTCGTGCGACTGTCGCTGGACCGCCTTCAAGGGACCCATATGTGCCGACG AAATTGGTGTCAACCTCCGTCCAAACTCTATGGTGAAATACGACTTCCTTGGCTCTTGGCGATCTACCATTAATGAGAAAATTCGCGTTGGTTTTACTACCACCAACCCTAAGGGTTTCTTGCTGGGATTCTATTCTAACATTTCTGGGGAGTACCTAACTCTAATGGTGTCTAACTCTG gtCACCTTCGCGTCGTCTTCGACTTCGGCTTTGAGAGGCAGGAGATAATTTTCCAAGGGAAGCATTTCGGTCTCGGACAGTACCACGACGTGCGACTCTCGCGAAAGGATAGCGGAGCCACTATGGTGTTGCAG GTGGACAACTACGAGACGCAAGAGTACCACTTCAACATCCGCGAGTCCGCCGACGCGCAGTTCAACAACATCCAGTACATGTACATGGGCCGCAACGAGTCCATGAGCGAGGGCTTCGTGGGCTGCGTCAGTCGCGTGGAGTTCGACGACATCTACCCGCTCAAGCTGCTGTTCCAGCAGGACCCGCCGCCCAACGTGCGCTCCATCGGAG GTGTGCTGCATGAGGACTTCTGTGGAGTGGAACCCGTGACGCACCCGCCCGAGATTGCGGAGACGCGCCCGCCGCCCCCCTCAGATCTCGCCTCCGACCTTGACTACCATCGCACCGACGAGGCTATACTTGgca CGGTTCTCGCGTTTATTTTCCTGCTACTGATCGTCGTGGCGATAGTGCTCGTGCGGGCTCTCTCCAGACACAAGGGAGAATATCTCACACAG GAGGAGCGCGGCGCGGACGGCGCGGCGGACCCCGACGCGGCCGCGCTGGCCGCCGCCACGGGCCCGCGCGTCACCAAGCGCCGCGAGTTCTTCATCTAG